Proteins encoded within one genomic window of Theobroma cacao cultivar B97-61/B2 chromosome 7, Criollo_cocoa_genome_V2, whole genome shotgun sequence:
- the LOC18593177 gene encoding peroxisome biogenesis protein 5 isoform X1 has translation MSTRELVTGGAACAVSGSSSSSSNPLGALANALIGSSSKTQERLKEIPNAAAATSHTQFYDDPVAALPGSELDHPFLQSNAQGSDFIRGFRTAHDNGLADAWDEIQRQPHLDRVYNAAPAPPIQPTLDGPPQRVLSSFLHSFVDSSRSGIPLHPTPLPLLGLSQGDKQCIRDRSSIMARHFFADKSEEFINSQVNALLSSLEIDSDSHAKGPMPGRFRELEDYWNESQGILKPGAHAADGWVTEFSQHRAQHGDPDAWAHSFEQQHGAGGWASEFEQEQAQLTLVDQMRGGNIVNLAAIEQTRMLAHTLSQNDDPKFQNSKFLQFVSKMSRGELIIDDNQVKPASGSWATEYQQQFNGGASWADEFVHDEVSHGPAQWVNEFATEREQEPVDDQWVNEFSKLHVDDWTEEFGRQVGEGALGDSSSDNWATAYDEFLNEQVASKERSDASTGVYVFSDMNPYVGHPNPLKEGQELFRKGLLSEAVLALEAEVMKNPENAEGWRLLGITHAENDDDQQAIAAMMRAQEADPTNLEVLLALGVSHTNELEQAAALKYLYGWLRHHPKYGTLVLPELVDSLYYADVARLFNEAAQMSPEDADVHVVLGVLYNLSREYDKAIASFKTALKLQPNDYSLWNKLGATQANSVQSADAILAYQQALDLKPNYVRAWANMGISYANQGMYEDSIRYYVRALAMNPKADNAWQYLRISLSCASRNDMLEACDSRNLELLQKEFPL, from the exons ATGTCGACGCGTGAGCTGGTAACAGGAGGAGCTGCTTGCGCCGTTTCTGggtcttcttcctcttcctctaATCCTCTAGGTGCTCTCGCCAACGCTCTTATTGGCTCCTCTTCCAAGACCCAG GAGAGACTCAAGGAGATTCCTAACGCCGCAGCCGCCACTTCCCACACCCAATTCTACGATGATCCTGTTGCTGCTCTTCCTGGCTCTGAGCTCGACCACCCCTTTCTCCAATCTAACGCTCAG GGTTCTGACTTCATCAGGGGCTTCCGCACTGCCCATGACAATGGACTCGCAGATGCATGGGACGAGATACAGCGTCAACCTCACCTTGACCGCGTTTACAATGCTGCCCCGGCTCCCCCAATTCAGCCCACTCTCGATG GACCACCTCAAAGGGTGCTGTCAAGCTTTCTACACTCATTTGTTGACAGTAGCCGCAGTGGAATTCCTTTACATCCCACTCCACTGCCGCTGTTAGGATTATCTCAAGGTGATAAACAGTGCATACGTGATCGTAGCAGCATAATGGCCCGGCACTTTTTTGCTGATAAGAGTGAAGAATTTATTAATTCTCAG GTAAATGCGCTCTTGAGTTCCTTAGAAATAGACAGTGATAGCCATGCCAAGGGACCCATGCCTGGGAGATTTAGAGAGCTGGAGGACTACTGGAATGAATCCCAAGGTATCCTGAAGCCTGGTGCTCATGCTGCAGATGGATGGGTCACTGAATTCAGCCAACATAGAGCACAACATGGTGATCCTGATGCTTGGGCTCACTCATTTGAACAACAGCATGGTGCTGGTGGTTGGGCCTCTGAATTTGAGCAG GAACAAGCCCAGTTGACATTAGTAGATCAAATGAGAGGGGGGAATATTGTAAACTTGGCTGCAATTGAGCAGACTCGTATGCTTGCGCATACACTCTCTCAAAATGATGATCCTAAATTTCAG AATTCAAAGTTTCTTCAATTTGTATCAAAGATGAGTCGTGGTGAACTTATTATTGATGATAATCAAGTCAAACCAGCATCAGGGAGCTGGGCAACAGAATATCAACAACAGTTCAATGGAGGTGCTTCTTGGGCTGATGAGTTTGTTCATGATGAG GTTTCCCATGGACCAGCCCAATGGGTCAATGAGTTTGCCACTGAACGTGAACAAGAGCCAGTAGATGATCAATGGGTAAATGAATTCTCAAAGTTGCATGTTGATGACTGGACAGAAGAATTTGGACGTCAAGTTGGCGAAGGGGCTTTGGGAGATAGTTCGTCTGATAACTGGGCAACTGCATATGATGA GTTCCTTAATGAGCAAGTAGCTTCTAAGGAGCGGTCGGATGCTTCAACGGGTGTCTATGTATTTTCTGATATGAATCCATATGTTGGTCATCCAAATCCCTTAAAAGAAGGTCAAGAGCTATTCAGGAAAGGGCTTTTGAGTGAAGCAGTGCTTGCTTTAGAGGCTGAAGTTATGAAAAATCCTGAGAATGCTGAAGGTTGGAGGTTGCTTGGAATAACCCATGCAGAGAATGATGATGATCAACAG GCTATTGCAGCAATGATGCGTGCCCAGGAGGCAGATCCTACCAATCTGGAAGTGCTTCTTGCTCTTGGTGTGAGTCATACAAATG AATTGGAGCAGGCAGCTGCTTTAAAGTATCTGTATGGATGGTTGCGTCATCACCCAAAGTATGGGACTCTTGTGCTGCCAGAGCTTGTGGATTCTTTGTATTATGCTGAT GTTGCTAGATTATTCAATGAAGCTGCTCAGATGTCTCCTGAGGATGCTGATGTACATGTAGTCCTTGGTGTTCTATATAATTTGTCCAGAGAATATGATAAGGCTATTGCATCTTTCAAAACTGCTTTGAAACTTCAACCTAACGATTACTCTCTCTGGAACAAGCTGGGTGCAACACAAGCCAACAGTGTGCAGAGTGCTGATGCAATATTAGCTTATCAACAG GCATTAGATTTGAAGCCTAACTATGTTCGAGCGTGGGCAAACATGGGTATCAGTTATGCCAACCAG GGTATGTATGAGGACTCAATCCGTTATTATGTTCGAGCACTCGCAATGAACCCCAAGGCTGATAATGCATGGCAATATCTTAGAATATCTTTAAG CTGTGCTTCTCGAAATGACATGCTGGAAGCTTGTGATTCAAGGAATCTAGAGCTTTTACAGAAGGAGTTTCCTCTATAA
- the LOC18593177 gene encoding peroxisome biogenesis protein 5 isoform X2 has product MSTRELVTGGAACAVSGSSSSSSNPLGALANALIGSSSKTQERLKEIPNAAAATSHTQFYDDPVAALPGSELDHPFLQSNAQGSDFIRGFRTAHDNGLADAWDEIQRQPHLDRVYNAAPAPPIQPTLDGPPQRVLSSFLHSFVDSSRSGIPLHPTPLPLLGLSQGDKQCIRDRSSIMARHFFADKSEEFINSQVNALLSSLEIDSDSHAKGPMPGRFRELEDYWNESQGILKPGAHAADGWVTEFSQHRAQHGDPDAWAHSFEQQHGAGGWASEFEQNSKFLQFVSKMSRGELIIDDNQVKPASGSWATEYQQQFNGGASWADEFVHDEVSHGPAQWVNEFATEREQEPVDDQWVNEFSKLHVDDWTEEFGRQVGEGALGDSSSDNWATAYDEFLNEQVASKERSDASTGVYVFSDMNPYVGHPNPLKEGQELFRKGLLSEAVLALEAEVMKNPENAEGWRLLGITHAENDDDQQAIAAMMRAQEADPTNLEVLLALGVSHTNELEQAAALKYLYGWLRHHPKYGTLVLPELVDSLYYADVARLFNEAAQMSPEDADVHVVLGVLYNLSREYDKAIASFKTALKLQPNDYSLWNKLGATQANSVQSADAILAYQQALDLKPNYVRAWANMGISYANQGMYEDSIRYYVRALAMNPKADNAWQYLRISLSCASRNDMLEACDSRNLELLQKEFPL; this is encoded by the exons ATGTCGACGCGTGAGCTGGTAACAGGAGGAGCTGCTTGCGCCGTTTCTGggtcttcttcctcttcctctaATCCTCTAGGTGCTCTCGCCAACGCTCTTATTGGCTCCTCTTCCAAGACCCAG GAGAGACTCAAGGAGATTCCTAACGCCGCAGCCGCCACTTCCCACACCCAATTCTACGATGATCCTGTTGCTGCTCTTCCTGGCTCTGAGCTCGACCACCCCTTTCTCCAATCTAACGCTCAG GGTTCTGACTTCATCAGGGGCTTCCGCACTGCCCATGACAATGGACTCGCAGATGCATGGGACGAGATACAGCGTCAACCTCACCTTGACCGCGTTTACAATGCTGCCCCGGCTCCCCCAATTCAGCCCACTCTCGATG GACCACCTCAAAGGGTGCTGTCAAGCTTTCTACACTCATTTGTTGACAGTAGCCGCAGTGGAATTCCTTTACATCCCACTCCACTGCCGCTGTTAGGATTATCTCAAGGTGATAAACAGTGCATACGTGATCGTAGCAGCATAATGGCCCGGCACTTTTTTGCTGATAAGAGTGAAGAATTTATTAATTCTCAG GTAAATGCGCTCTTGAGTTCCTTAGAAATAGACAGTGATAGCCATGCCAAGGGACCCATGCCTGGGAGATTTAGAGAGCTGGAGGACTACTGGAATGAATCCCAAGGTATCCTGAAGCCTGGTGCTCATGCTGCAGATGGATGGGTCACTGAATTCAGCCAACATAGAGCACAACATGGTGATCCTGATGCTTGGGCTCACTCATTTGAACAACAGCATGGTGCTGGTGGTTGGGCCTCTGAATTTGAGCAG AATTCAAAGTTTCTTCAATTTGTATCAAAGATGAGTCGTGGTGAACTTATTATTGATGATAATCAAGTCAAACCAGCATCAGGGAGCTGGGCAACAGAATATCAACAACAGTTCAATGGAGGTGCTTCTTGGGCTGATGAGTTTGTTCATGATGAG GTTTCCCATGGACCAGCCCAATGGGTCAATGAGTTTGCCACTGAACGTGAACAAGAGCCAGTAGATGATCAATGGGTAAATGAATTCTCAAAGTTGCATGTTGATGACTGGACAGAAGAATTTGGACGTCAAGTTGGCGAAGGGGCTTTGGGAGATAGTTCGTCTGATAACTGGGCAACTGCATATGATGA GTTCCTTAATGAGCAAGTAGCTTCTAAGGAGCGGTCGGATGCTTCAACGGGTGTCTATGTATTTTCTGATATGAATCCATATGTTGGTCATCCAAATCCCTTAAAAGAAGGTCAAGAGCTATTCAGGAAAGGGCTTTTGAGTGAAGCAGTGCTTGCTTTAGAGGCTGAAGTTATGAAAAATCCTGAGAATGCTGAAGGTTGGAGGTTGCTTGGAATAACCCATGCAGAGAATGATGATGATCAACAG GCTATTGCAGCAATGATGCGTGCCCAGGAGGCAGATCCTACCAATCTGGAAGTGCTTCTTGCTCTTGGTGTGAGTCATACAAATG AATTGGAGCAGGCAGCTGCTTTAAAGTATCTGTATGGATGGTTGCGTCATCACCCAAAGTATGGGACTCTTGTGCTGCCAGAGCTTGTGGATTCTTTGTATTATGCTGAT GTTGCTAGATTATTCAATGAAGCTGCTCAGATGTCTCCTGAGGATGCTGATGTACATGTAGTCCTTGGTGTTCTATATAATTTGTCCAGAGAATATGATAAGGCTATTGCATCTTTCAAAACTGCTTTGAAACTTCAACCTAACGATTACTCTCTCTGGAACAAGCTGGGTGCAACACAAGCCAACAGTGTGCAGAGTGCTGATGCAATATTAGCTTATCAACAG GCATTAGATTTGAAGCCTAACTATGTTCGAGCGTGGGCAAACATGGGTATCAGTTATGCCAACCAG GGTATGTATGAGGACTCAATCCGTTATTATGTTCGAGCACTCGCAATGAACCCCAAGGCTGATAATGCATGGCAATATCTTAGAATATCTTTAAG CTGTGCTTCTCGAAATGACATGCTGGAAGCTTGTGATTCAAGGAATCTAGAGCTTTTACAGAAGGAGTTTCCTCTATAA
- the LOC18593177 gene encoding peroxisome biogenesis protein 5 isoform X3 produces the protein MSTRELVTGGAACAVSGSSSSSSNPLGALANALIGSSSKTQERLKEIPNAAAATSHTQFYDDPVAALPGSELDHPFLQSNAQGSDFIRGFRTAHDNGLADAWDEIQRQPHLDRVYNAAPAPPIQPTLDGPPQRVLSSFLHSFVDSSRSGIPLHPTPLPLLGLSQGDKQCIRDRSSIMARHFFADKSEEFINSQVNALLSSLEIDSDSHAKGPMPGRFRELEDYWNESQGILKPGAHAADGWVTEFSQHRAQHGDPDAWAHSFEQQHGAGGWASEFEQEQAQLTLVDQMRGGNIVNLAAIEQTRMLAHTLSQNDDPKFQNSKFLQFVSKMSRGELIIDDNQVKPASGSWATEYQQQFNGGASWADEFVHDEVSHGPAQWVNEFATEREQEPVDDQWVNEFSKLHVDDWTEEFGRQVGEGALGDSSSDNWATAYDEFLNEQVASKERSDASTGVYVFSDMNPYVGHPNPLKEGQELFRKGLLSEAVLALEAEVMKNPENAEGWRLLGITHAENDDDQQAIAAMMRAQEADPTNLEVLLALGVSHTNELEQAAALKYLYGWLRHHPKYGTLVLPELVDSLYYADVARLFNEAAQMSPEDADVHVVLGVLYNLSREYDKAIASFKTALKLQPNDYSLWNKLGATQANSVQSADAILAYQQALDLKPNYVRAWANMGISYANQLCFSK, from the exons ATGTCGACGCGTGAGCTGGTAACAGGAGGAGCTGCTTGCGCCGTTTCTGggtcttcttcctcttcctctaATCCTCTAGGTGCTCTCGCCAACGCTCTTATTGGCTCCTCTTCCAAGACCCAG GAGAGACTCAAGGAGATTCCTAACGCCGCAGCCGCCACTTCCCACACCCAATTCTACGATGATCCTGTTGCTGCTCTTCCTGGCTCTGAGCTCGACCACCCCTTTCTCCAATCTAACGCTCAG GGTTCTGACTTCATCAGGGGCTTCCGCACTGCCCATGACAATGGACTCGCAGATGCATGGGACGAGATACAGCGTCAACCTCACCTTGACCGCGTTTACAATGCTGCCCCGGCTCCCCCAATTCAGCCCACTCTCGATG GACCACCTCAAAGGGTGCTGTCAAGCTTTCTACACTCATTTGTTGACAGTAGCCGCAGTGGAATTCCTTTACATCCCACTCCACTGCCGCTGTTAGGATTATCTCAAGGTGATAAACAGTGCATACGTGATCGTAGCAGCATAATGGCCCGGCACTTTTTTGCTGATAAGAGTGAAGAATTTATTAATTCTCAG GTAAATGCGCTCTTGAGTTCCTTAGAAATAGACAGTGATAGCCATGCCAAGGGACCCATGCCTGGGAGATTTAGAGAGCTGGAGGACTACTGGAATGAATCCCAAGGTATCCTGAAGCCTGGTGCTCATGCTGCAGATGGATGGGTCACTGAATTCAGCCAACATAGAGCACAACATGGTGATCCTGATGCTTGGGCTCACTCATTTGAACAACAGCATGGTGCTGGTGGTTGGGCCTCTGAATTTGAGCAG GAACAAGCCCAGTTGACATTAGTAGATCAAATGAGAGGGGGGAATATTGTAAACTTGGCTGCAATTGAGCAGACTCGTATGCTTGCGCATACACTCTCTCAAAATGATGATCCTAAATTTCAG AATTCAAAGTTTCTTCAATTTGTATCAAAGATGAGTCGTGGTGAACTTATTATTGATGATAATCAAGTCAAACCAGCATCAGGGAGCTGGGCAACAGAATATCAACAACAGTTCAATGGAGGTGCTTCTTGGGCTGATGAGTTTGTTCATGATGAG GTTTCCCATGGACCAGCCCAATGGGTCAATGAGTTTGCCACTGAACGTGAACAAGAGCCAGTAGATGATCAATGGGTAAATGAATTCTCAAAGTTGCATGTTGATGACTGGACAGAAGAATTTGGACGTCAAGTTGGCGAAGGGGCTTTGGGAGATAGTTCGTCTGATAACTGGGCAACTGCATATGATGA GTTCCTTAATGAGCAAGTAGCTTCTAAGGAGCGGTCGGATGCTTCAACGGGTGTCTATGTATTTTCTGATATGAATCCATATGTTGGTCATCCAAATCCCTTAAAAGAAGGTCAAGAGCTATTCAGGAAAGGGCTTTTGAGTGAAGCAGTGCTTGCTTTAGAGGCTGAAGTTATGAAAAATCCTGAGAATGCTGAAGGTTGGAGGTTGCTTGGAATAACCCATGCAGAGAATGATGATGATCAACAG GCTATTGCAGCAATGATGCGTGCCCAGGAGGCAGATCCTACCAATCTGGAAGTGCTTCTTGCTCTTGGTGTGAGTCATACAAATG AATTGGAGCAGGCAGCTGCTTTAAAGTATCTGTATGGATGGTTGCGTCATCACCCAAAGTATGGGACTCTTGTGCTGCCAGAGCTTGTGGATTCTTTGTATTATGCTGAT GTTGCTAGATTATTCAATGAAGCTGCTCAGATGTCTCCTGAGGATGCTGATGTACATGTAGTCCTTGGTGTTCTATATAATTTGTCCAGAGAATATGATAAGGCTATTGCATCTTTCAAAACTGCTTTGAAACTTCAACCTAACGATTACTCTCTCTGGAACAAGCTGGGTGCAACACAAGCCAACAGTGTGCAGAGTGCTGATGCAATATTAGCTTATCAACAG GCATTAGATTTGAAGCCTAACTATGTTCGAGCGTGGGCAAACATGGGTATCAGTTATGCCAACCAG CTGTGCTTCTCGAAATGA
- the LOC18593179 gene encoding scarecrow-like protein 18: MLGSLNSTSHDQEEEDPSAPDLQQQQQQPSHSTGFTSKSHSQQATHMRQLLISCAELVSQSDFPAANRLLSILSSNSCLYGDSTERLVHQFTKALSLRINRLHGPGSLLMMMNINYPIAAATATATAIANYDIDPSLQSCYLSLNQITPFIRFAHLTANQAILEAIQVGQQSIHILDFDIMHGVQWPPLMQALAERSANTLHPPPMLRITGTGHDLNILQRTGDRLFKFAQSLGLRFQFHPLLVLNNDPTSVALNLPSTLTILPDEALAVNCMFYLHRLLKDDSRDLRLFLHNIKAMNPAVVTIAEREANHNHPLFLQRFIEALDYYTAIFDSLEATLPPNSRERLAVEQIWFGREIVDIVAAEGENRRERHERLETWEVILRSTGFSNVPLSPFAHSQAKLLLRLHYPSDGYRLQILNNSFFLGWQNRALFSVSSWR; encoded by the coding sequence ATGTTGGGCTCATTGAATTCAACTTCCCACGATCAAGAAGAAGAGGACCCCTCCGCCCCAGATCTACAacaacagcagcagcagccATCGCATTCAACAGGATTCACCTCAAAATCACACTCCCAGCAGGCAACACACATGCGTCAATTACTCATCAGTTGCGCAGAGCTCGTCTCTCAATCCGACTTCCCGGCTGCTAATCGCCTCCTCTCCATTCTGTCCTCCAACTCATGCCTTTATGGCGACTCCACCGAGAGGTTGGTCCATCAGTTTACCAAAGCCCTTTCCCTCCGCATCAATCGTCTTCACGGTCCTGGAAGcttgctgatgatgatgaatatCAACTATCCAATTGCTGCTGCAACTGCAACCGCTACTGCCATTGCCAATTACGACATTGATCCGTCTCTACAGTCATGCTATCTTTCCCTAAACCAAATAACCCCATTCATTAGATTCGCTCATCTCACAGCCAACCAGGCCATACTGGAAGCCATACAAGTAGGGCAACAATCCATTCATATTCTTGACTTCGACATCATGCACGGCGTGCAATGGCCTCCCTTGATGCAGGCATTAGCCGAACGATCTGCAAATACCCTCCACCCTCCACCCATGCTTCGAATCACTGGAACCGGTCACGACTTGAACATCCTCCAGAGGACTGGCGACCGCCTTTTCAAGTTTGCACAGTCTCTTGGCCTCAGATTCCAGTTCCACCCTCTTCTTGTCCTCAACAACGACCCTACTTCGGTTGCTCTGAACCTCCCCTCCACGCTTACAATCCTTCCGGATGAGGCACTGGCTGTTAACTGCATGTTTTATCTACACAGGTTACTCAAGGACGACTCTCGTGACCTGCGCCTCTTCCTCCACAATATCAAGGCCATGAATCCCGCGGTAGTGACGATCGCTGAAAGGGAAGCCAACCACAACCACCCGCTCTTCTTGCAGAGGTTTATCGAGGCCTTAGACTATTACACAGCCATCTTCGATTCCCTAGAGGCAACCCTGCCTCCTAACAGCCGGGAGAGACTAGCCGTGGAGCAGATATGGTTTGGCAGAGAAATTGTTGACATTGTGGCCGCAGAGGGAGAGAATAGAAGGGAGCGACACGAGAGACTGGAGACGTGGGAGGTGATACTTAGGAGCACAGGATTTTCCAATGTTCCGTTGAGCCCATTCGCTCATTCACAGGCCAAGCTTCTCCTTAGGCTCCATTACCCGTCTGACGGTTACCGGCTTCAAATTCTCAACAACTCTTTTTTCCTAGGTTGGCAGAATCGTGCCCTTTTCTCTGTATCCTCCTGGCGCTAA